A window of Nocardia arthritidis genomic DNA:
TTCTAGGGTGAACGGCATGTCCGACCTGCGCACCAGCTACCTCACCGACGGCGCCGAGATCTATCGGCGCTCGTTCGCGATGATCCGCGCCGAGGCCGATCTGAGCGGTTTCCCACCGGATGTCGCACAGGTGGTGGTGCGGATGATCCACGGCAGCGGACAGGTGGATCTCGCTGGGGACGTTGTGTTTTCGCCCGGCGTGGTGGCCGCGGCCCGCGCCGCGCTGCGCGCCGGTGCGCCGATCCTGTGCGATGCGACCATGGTCGCCGCGGGCGTCACCCGCAAACGGCTGCCCGCGGACAACGAGGTGATCTGCGCGCTCGCCGATCCGCGGGTGCCGGAATTGGCCGCATCCCTTGGCAATACGCGCTCGGCCGCGGCGCTGGAGCTGTGGCGCGACCGGCTCGGCGGCGCCGTCGTCGCCATCGGCAACGCCCCGACCGCGCTGTTCCACCTGCTCGATCTGCTCGACGCAGGCGCGCCGCGGCCCGCCGCGATCCTCGGCATCCCGGTCGGATTCGTCGGCGCCGCCGAATCCAAGGAGGCGCTGATCGAGTACGGCGGCGTCGAGTATCTGACCGTGCGCGGCAGGCGCGGTGGCAGCGCGATCACCGCGTCGGCACTGAATGCGATTGCGAGCGAACAGGAATGACCGGCAAGCTCTGGGGTATCGGACTCGGGCCGGGCGATCCGGAACTGGTGACGGTGAAGGCGGCCAGAATCATCGGCGAGGTGGCGGTGATCGCCTTCCACAGCGCCCGGCACGGCCGCAGCATCTCCCGCGGCATCGCCGCGCCGTATATGCGGCCCGGCCAGTTGGAGGAACATCTCGTCTACCCGGTGACCACCGAAACCACCGACCATCCCGGCGGCTATCAGGGCGCCATCGACGAGTTCTACGAGCAGGCGGCGCAACGACTCGCGGCGCACCTGTCCGCGGGCCGCTCGGTCGCGCTGCTCGCCGCGGGCGATCCGCTGTTCTACAGCTCCTACATGCATATGCACCGTCGCCTCGCGGACCGGTTCGAGACGGAGATCGTGCCGGGAATCACCTCGGTGAGCGCCGCCGCTGCGGCACTGGGCACCCCGCTGGTGGAGGGCGAACAGGTGCTCACCGTGTTGCCGGGAACCATGCCCGCCGAGGAGCTCACCGCCCGGCTGCGCGAGACCGAGGCCGCCGCGATCATGAAGCTGGGCCGCACGTATCCTGGTGTGCGCCGGGCACTTTCGGATTCCGGACGGCTGGCCGACGCCTACTACGTCGAGCGTGCGAGCACCGATCGGCAGCGGGTGCTGCGGGCGGCCGATGTCGACGAGGCGCAGGTGCCGTACTTCTCGATCACCCTGGTTCCGGGTCCGACACCGAATACCCCACTGCCCCTGGATGATTCGGCGGTATCGACCGAATCCGCAACGGGCACGGCCCCTTCCGCCGGCGAGGTGGTGGTCGTCGGCCTCGGACCGGGCGCGCCGGAGTGGACCACCCCCGAGGTCCGCCGAGCCCTTTCCGAGGCAACGGATCTCGTCGGATACACCACCTACATCGACCGCGTCCCCGTCCGGCCCGGGCAGCGCAGGCACGCCAGCGACAACCGGGTGGAGTCCGAACGCGCCGCCATGGCACTGGATCTCGCCAAGCACGGCGCGAAGGTCGCGGTGGTCTCCTCGGGCGATCCCGGCGTCTTCGCCATGGCGGCGGCGGTACTGGAGGAATCCGCCGACCCGCAGTGGTCCGGCGTCCCGGTCCGGGTGCTGCCCGGGATGACCGCGGCCAATGCCGTCGCGGGCCGGGTGGGCGCGCCGCTCGGCCACGATTACGCGACCATCTCGCTCTCGGATCGACTCAAGCCGTGGGAGGTTGTGGCGCAACGTCTTTCGGCCGTCGCCGCGGCCGATATGGCGATCGCGATCTACAATCCGGCGTCCACGCAGCGCACCTGGCAGGTCGGCGCGATGCGCGAGCTGCTGCTGGAGCACCGCGCACCGGACACCCCGGTGGTGCTCGGCCGCGACGTCGGCGGACCGGACGAATCGGTGCGGGTCACCACGCTGGCCGCACTGGACCCGGCCGAGGTCGACATGCGCACGCTGCTGATCATCGGCGCGTCGTCCACCACCGCATTCGAAACACCCCACGGCACCAGGGTGTTCACCGCTCGTCGCCATCGCGGCGCACCGGCGCGGCACCCCTGACGCGATAGCGCGCCATGGCGACTGGGGCCGTCATGACGCGTAAGATCGCGTGACGCACCGATGAACGGAGGGGATCGTGGCCGCGACACAACCGGTCGGCGACACCTAGCGACCCATATGTCCGATCAACGTTCCATTGTGGGATATTGGATGGACTGTCGAGCGCGAAGGGAGCTGTCGGTTGACCAGGAACGGAACCAAACCCAAGCAGCTGAACTCCACGGCGGCATCGCTGCTCGGATTTCTGCACGACGGCCCGATGTCCGGCTGGGACCTCGTCGCCCAAGCGCAGGACCGGATCGGCGATTTCTGGACCATCACCCAGAGCCAGGTGTATCGGGAACTCGCGGCCATGGACGCGGCGGGCCTGGTCGAGAAGGGTGAGACCGGGGCGCGCGAACGCACCCCGTACCGGATCACCGAAGCGGGCCGAGAGGCGTTCCGCGAGTGGATCGCCCGCGATCCCGGCGGCGAAACCATCCGGGTGCCACTGCTTTTGACCCTGCATTTCGGCGAACATCTCGCCCCGGCGCACCTGGACCAGATCATCGCCGCCAATCGCGATATCCACCAGCGCCGCCTCGACCGCTACCTGTCCGAGGACGCCGCCGCGATGTCCGCGCACCAGCGCGCCACCCTCGAGTTCGGCATCGGCTACGAACGCACCGTACTCGACTGGTTCGACCGGCTGCCCGAGACATTGAACCGGCCGAGGTCGCGGCGGAACTGACCGAATCGCCGCACACCTCCCCTCGGCGGCGGTGTCGTGGTATCCATTTCCGTATGAGTAAGGCGGCGCGCGTGACGGTGACGCTCGATCCCCAGGTCGCCGAATGGGCGCGGCAGGCGGCGCAGCGGCAGAACCGCAGCCTGTCCGCGCTGGTGAACGCCGCCGTCCGGACCGCGCTGGTACAGGACAGCCTGGCCCGGCTGGTGATCGATGAGGAAGCCGAGCGCGCCGCCGCCTACGCCGAGCTGCGCGCGATGGCCGCCGCGGAGGAGGACGACCGCCGACACCCGCGCGGCGCCGCATGAGCCGAACCGGTGCCACGGTCCGCGGGGTATCGGTATGAAGCGCGGACAGGTGTGGCACTACTCCCCCGCACTGCCCGACGGCACCCCCTCACCGCGGCAGAGCACCGTTGTGCTGGTATCCGATCCGGCGGTGATCACCTCGCCCTACCGGTGGTTGCACGCGGTGCCGTTGGTCGACGCCGATCCCGGCCATGTGCTCGCCGTCGAGACCAGCCACGGCTGGGCCGACGCACTGGAGTTGCACCGGGTATACCGGGAGTGGCTCACCGAACAGTCCGGCGAGCTCACCGATGTGGAGGCGGATTCGCTCGATGCGCGACTACGCGCCACGCTCAGCATTTAGGCCCTTTGCCGAAGGTCTCACCAGACTTCGAGGACAGGTCCTGGCCGCGGAAAACCAAGTCGCGCAACCATTTCCACGCATCAGGCACAGTGTCGACGATGGTCGCGCCGTCCGGCGGCGCCGGGCGATCGATCATGACGACCGGTATTCCGGCCGCGCATGCCGCGGTCAATTTGGCATCGGTGAGCGAGCCGCCGCTGTCCTTGGTGACCAGGACATCGATCCGGTGCCCGGCGAGCAGCGCGGATTCCGCCTCGACAGCGAAAGGCCCACGGGCCAGCAATAATTCGTGCCGTGGCGGCAGCGCGCCATCAGGCGGATCGATGGCGCGGATCAGGAACCAGTGTTCGGCGAGCCCGGCGAAGGCGGATACGCCCTGCCTGCCGATCGTAAGGAAAACCCGCTCCCCCAACGTGTTCAGGGCCGCGGCCGCCGACTCGCGATCTGGCACGCGAATCCACTTGTCGCCCAGGCTTTCCGACCAGCCGGGCCGCCGCAGGTGCAGCAGCGGAACGCCGGCGGCCGCGGTGGCCGCCGCGGCATTGGCGCTGATCGTGCCCGCGAACGGATGGGTGGCGTCGACAACGGCCTCGATCGCGTTGGCCGCCAACCATTCCCGCAGCCCCTCCGGGCCGCCGAAGCCGCCGATCCGCACCTGCCCGGCCGGCAGCAGCGGATCGCGGACGCGTCCGGCGAGCGCGGAGACGACGTCGAATCCACGCTCGCTGGAAGCGATTCGGGCGAGTTCACGGGCCTCCCGGGTCCCGCCCAGGATCAGGATTTTCAGGGCTGCCCGCTGAAGTAGGCGATGCCCGCGTTGAGCAGCGACGGGCCGCCGGCCACCGCGAGGCCGATGAGCGCGCCGATCACCGCGCCCGGAATCGCGCCGCCGATGAAGAACAGGAAGCCGATCGCCGCGCCGAGCACGCCGCCGACCAGCGCGCCCAACGAGGAACGCTGCAGTTCGGCGAAGAACCACTCCTGCGCGGAGATCACCTCGGCGGTCGCGGGGGCCGACGCGGTCGGGGTGATCTGCGGGGTGAGCGTCAGCCGGGTGGCGTCGCCGTCGATGGCGGCGGCGATCTCGACCGGTTTGCCCTGCGCGGTGGCCGACAGCGGAATCTCGGTGACCACCTCGCCCGCGGCATTCTTCAACTGCACCGACTTCTTGTCGGCGGTGAGCCCGAACGCGCCGCCGGTGACCGTGGTGACCACCGACTTACCCGCATCCGCCAGCTGCAGCACGTAGTCGACCCCCTTGTCCGCACCCTTGACGGTGGGCGCGGCGGCGGGCTGGTCCTGCGTGACCGGGGCGGGCGCGGGTTCGGCGACGGAGGTACCCGCGGCGACGGTGGTGGCGGCGACGGCCAGCAGCGCCGTCGCGGCGAACTTCTTGTACTTCATCTATCTCCCAATCAAGAACGGACTTCCGGCCTTCGACCGGAACTCCGGGCCGACCCTACCGGGTGCCGACACCTGGCCGAATGCGAGTTCATCTAGGCGCTTTGCGCACGGACCATTGGGTGACCGGCAGTTGCGGACGCCACGCGGTGAATCCGCCGAGCGCTTCGGCTCGATAGATTTGGAACTTTCGCAGTTCGCCGCCGTACTCGGCGGCCCAACGCAGCAGCAGCGCTTCGGATTCCGCGGTGACCGCGTTGGCGACCAATCTGCCGCCGTGGCGCAAATGTGACCAGCAGGTCTCGAACAGGCCATCCTGGGTGAGCCCGCCACCGAGGAATACCGCGTCCGGGATGTCGAGGGGTGGTTCGCTCAGCTCGGCACCGGCCTCGCCGCGCACCATGATATGCGGAACCCCGAGTGCGGCCGCGTTTTCCGCGATCTGGGTGCGGCGCTTCGCCATTCGTTCGAAGGTGACGGCGCGGCAGGCGGGATGGGTGCGGCACCATTCGATGGCGATGCTGCCGGAGCCGCCGCCGATATCCCACAGCAGTTCGCCCGGCGCGGGCGCGAGCGCCGCCAGCGTCAGCGCGCGCACCTCGGCCTTGGTGAGTTGTCCGTCGCCACCGAAGAATTCGTCGGGCAGTCCGGGTAATCGGGTCGCCCGCAGGCGTTTCGGATCGGCCACCGCCTCGATCGCGATGATGTTCAACGGATCGCCGGGCGGCACGTCCCAGGTGTCGGCACGTCCGCTGGTTATCCGCTCCGACGGTCCGCCCAGTTGCTCCAGCACGGTCAGCTCGGAACAGCCGAATCCGTTGTGCCGCAGCAATTCCGCGATTTTCGCCGGGGAGTGCTGGTCCGCGGCGAGTACCAGAATCCGCCGCCCGTCCGTCAATTCGGGCAGCAGCGTTTCCGCCGGCCGCCCGACCACGCTCACCACCGGCGTCTCCGCCACCCCCCAACCCAGCCGCGCACACGCGAGCGATGCCGATGACGGCTGCGGAAATACTTGCAGCGCACCGGAACCCAGCAGCCGGGCCAGCGTCACCCCGATCCCGTAGAACATCGGGTCACCGCTGGCCAGCACCGCGATCCGCCGGTCCGCATGCGCCGCGAACAGCCCGGGCAGCGCGGGCATCAGCGGTGACGGCCAAACCACCCGCTCCGCCGATCCGTCCGGCACGAGCGCCAGCTGCCGCCGGGATCCGAACAGCACCGCGCAGTTCGCGACCGCCTCCCGCGCCGCGCGGCTCAGACCGTCCCAGCCGTCCGCGCCGATGCCGACCACCGCGATTCGCGGGCCGTGCCATTCGGTGCGGCCCGGCGCCGACGGACCGCCTCCGGCGTCCACACCGGATCCGTCTACGTGCGCTTCGCCTCCGGGATTCCCGGCACCGGCAAGCGCGTCGCGGGACAACTCGCGCGCTACCGAAAATTCCCGCCGCGCGGTGGCATCATCCGTGGCGCGATCGGCGGGATTGCCCGCACCAGCGACGAATCCGCTGTCGGCGGCCGAACTCCGCTGCGCCGCACCGATATCGGCGGCTCCCGAACCGAGCATCGACTCACCGGAATGCGCCGACGCGGCCAACCGCCGCTCCGCCGGGAGCGCGCTCACCGCGGCAACCGCCGCCAGATCGCTTGTGGCACAAAACGCATGGCGAAGAACACCGGCCCGAGGATGCCGGGCACCCAAATCGCGCGAGCGCGTTTACGCAGGCCGCGGACGACGGCGTCGGCCACTTGGCCGGGAGTGCTGGAGAACGGGGCCGGACTCATCCCCTCGGTCATCCGGCCGATGACGAAGCCCGGACGCACCAGCAGCAGATGAATCCCGCTGCCGTGCAAGGCATCCGTTAGACCGGAGACGAAACCGTCCAGACCCGCCTTGGCCGATCCGTACACGTAATTGGCGCGCCGCACCCGCACGCCCGCCACCGAACTGAACACCACGATCTGTCCATCACCCTGTGCGCGAAGCAGATTCGCGAGAACCGTCAGAATGCTCAGCTGCGCGACGTAATCGGTGTGCACCACCGAGATCGCGTGCGCCGGATCGCGTTCCGCCCGCTCCTGATCGCCGAGAATGCCGAACGCCAGCACCGTCACCCCGAGCCGCCCGTGCTCGGCCGCGATCTTCTCCAGCAGCGCCTGATGACTCGCCGTATCATCGGCGTCGAATTCGACGGTGTGCACCGCCGTCGCACCGGCCGCCACCAGCCGCGCACTCTCCTGCGCCAACTCGGCACTGCGCCGCGCGGCCAATATCACCACCCGCCCCGCCGCCAATCGCTGCGCCACCTCGAGACCCATCTCGCTGCGCCCACCGAGCAGCAGCACCGGCCCATCCGCGATCCCACGCACTCCCATGCCGCCAAGTCTGTCACCCGCACCCACCACCCCGACCGCCGGGCAACTCCGGTTTCCCATCAGTTCACGACACGCTGAGCCGATTCGACTGACCTGACCGGGTGGCGCCCGGATCGCGCCGCTAACGTCGGAGTATGCCGACCACCAGCACCGCGCTATCGCCGACCGCACTCAAGTTCGTCACCGAACGTCATCTCGCGACACTGTCCACATTGCGCGCCAACGGGACTCCGCATGTGGTGGCGGTGGGGTTCACCTGGGATGCGGAGGCCGGGATCGCCAGGATCATCACGAACGATGGTTCGGTGAAGGTGCGCAATGTGCGGCGCTCGGGGTATGCGGCCGTGAGCCAGGTGGACGGGGCGCGCTGGCTCACCTTGGAGGGACCGGCGCGGGTGCTGGACGATCCGGCCGAGGTCGCCGAGGCCGTGGCTCGATACGCGGCCCGTTACCGGACGCCTCGGGAGAATCCGACCCGGGTGGTGATCGCGATCGAGGTGCGGCGGGTCCTGTCCAGCAGCACCCTCAACGGAATGTCGTGAGCGACGTGTGGTGACGGGACCCGCCCGCCACCACGCGACAATCACTACAGCACGGTCAGACCGTGCGGGCGCTGATTCATCGACTCGCAGCCGTCCGCGGTGACGACGACGATGTCCTCGATGCGGGCGCCCCACTCGCCGCGGAAATAGATGCCGGGTTCGATGCTGAACGCCATGCCCGGCTCCAGCACCAGGTCGTTGCCCGCGACGATGTACGGCTCCTCGTGCACCGACAGGCCGATGCCGTGACCGGTGCGATGCACGAACGCCTCGCCGAATCCGGCCTCCGCCAGCACATCCCGCGCCGCGGCGTCCACCGACTCGGCGGTGACGCCCGGCCGTGCCGCGGCCACCGCCGCGGCCTGCGCGCGCTCCAGCGCGGCGAACTTCGCGGCGACCTCGGCATCCGGCTCACCGATGGCATAGGTGCGGGTGGAGTCCGAGTAGTAGCCGGGTTCGACCGGGCCACCGATATCGATGACCACGACATCCCCCTGCTCGACCCGCCGCTCCGACACCCCGTGATGCGGATCCGCGCCGTGCGGGCCGCTGCCGACGATGACGAACGCCGCCGCGGTATGCCCCTCCGCGACGATGGCGTCGGCGATATCCGCGCCGATCTCGGCCTCGGTGCGCCCCGCCCGCAGGAATTCACCCATCCTGGCGTGCACCCGGTCGATGGCCGCACCGGCCCGGCGCAGCGCGTCGACCTCGGCGGCATCCTTCTTCATGCGCAGCGCGCGCAGTACCGGGGTGGCCGAAACCGGAAGTCCGGTAAAGGATTCCGCCAGCGGCAGCAGGTGTAGCGCGGGCATCACCTCGGTGACCGCCACCCGGGAACCGACATGCAATGCCGACTTCACCAGTTGGTAGGGGTCGACGCCGTCGACCCAGTCGAGCACCTGCAAACCCAGCTCCCCGGCCGCCGAACTCGCCAGCGCCGCCAACTCCATCTTCGGGACCACCACCGACGGCGTCGACCCGTCAGCCGGGATCACCAGGCAGGTCAGCCGTTCGAAAGTTTCCGCGGCGGATCCGATCAGGTACCGCAGATCCGGTCCCGGCGTGATCAACAGCGCGTCCAGGTGTGCGGTGCGCATCTGCTGCACCGCCCGCTCCAGTCGCTCGCCGTAGACCTCCGCCGCGAACCTCGACTCCGTGTGCGAACTCATACCTGCCGACGTTACCTGGTACGCAAGCGCCGATCCGACCGGTTGTCGGATCGTACGGGTAGCCTCTTGGTTCGTGACTGCGTCCGCCGGACCCCTGCTGCTGTTGGATGGTGCGAGCCTGTGGTTCCGCGCCTTTCACGCCATCCCGGAGAAGATCACCGCACCCGACGGTCGTCCGGTGAACGCGCTGCGCGGCTTCACCGATATGGTCGCCGCGCTGATCGTCAAGCACCGGCCGAGCAGGCTGGTGGTCGCCCTCGACCTGGATTGGCGGCCCGCCTACCGGGTGGAGCTGGTGCCCTCGTACAAGGCGCACCGCCTCGACACCGCCGCCGATGCCGCACCCGGCGCCGAGGAGGTGCCGGACACCCTCACCCCGCAGGTCGACATGATCCTGGAGGTCCTGGAGGCGGCCGGTATCGCCACCGGCGGCTCGGCGGGCCTCGAGGCCGACGATGTGCTCGGCACCCTCGCCACCCGCGAACGCACCGATCCGGTGATCGTGGTGAGCGGCGACCGCGACCTGCTGCAGTTGGTCCGCGACGAACCGCGACCGCCGGTGCGGGTGCTGTACGCGGGCCGCGGCCTGGCCAAGGCGGAACTCTTCGGCCCCGCCGAGGTTTCCGCGAAATACGGTGTGCCGCAAGTGAACGCGGGCCCCGCCTACGCGGATATGGCCACCCTGCGCGGCGACGCGTCGGACGGCCTGCCCGGCGTGCCCGGCATCGGCGACAAATCCGCGGCCACCCTGATCACCCGCTTCGGTTCACTGGACGCACTGCGCGCCGCCGTCGACGACCCGGACGCCGACCTCGCCCAGGGTGTCCGCACGAAACTCCGTGCGGCAGAAGCCTATTTGAAGGCGGCCGCCCCGGTGGTCCGCGTCGTCCGCGACGCCGAGGTCACCCTCTCGCGCCCCGACACCCTCCCCACCGCCCCGGCCGACCCGGCCCGCCTCCTCGACCTGGCCGCCCGCTACAACGCCGACAGCCCCATCACCCGACTCACCGCGGCCCTCACCACACCGCGTTAGAAATCCGTTCCGGGCGAACGAGATTCAGCTCGATGCGGAGTCACCATCGTGCACCGCATCGGATGGGTCGACGCGTTGATCGTTGCGCCGCTACGACGTACGCAATCACCCAAGATGGTTGCGGGCAAGCAGAATGCGCCCTGCTGATCCGCCGAATCCGATGCCGCGGACCCGAA
This region includes:
- a CDS encoding precorrin-8X methylmutase, coding for MSDLRTSYLTDGAEIYRRSFAMIRAEADLSGFPPDVAQVVVRMIHGSGQVDLAGDVVFSPGVVAAARAALRAGAPILCDATMVAAGVTRKRLPADNEVICALADPRVPELAASLGNTRSAAALELWRDRLGGAVVAIGNAPTALFHLLDLLDAGAPRPAAILGIPVGFVGAAESKEALIEYGGVEYLTVRGRRGGSAITASALNAIASEQE
- a CDS encoding precorrin-2 C(20)-methyltransferase, translated to MTGKLWGIGLGPGDPELVTVKAARIIGEVAVIAFHSARHGRSISRGIAAPYMRPGQLEEHLVYPVTTETTDHPGGYQGAIDEFYEQAAQRLAAHLSAGRSVALLAAGDPLFYSSYMHMHRRLADRFETEIVPGITSVSAAAAALGTPLVEGEQVLTVLPGTMPAEELTARLRETEAAAIMKLGRTYPGVRRALSDSGRLADAYYVERASTDRQRVLRAADVDEAQVPYFSITLVPGPTPNTPLPLDDSAVSTESATGTAPSAGEVVVVGLGPGAPEWTTPEVRRALSEATDLVGYTTYIDRVPVRPGQRRHASDNRVESERAAMALDLAKHGAKVAVVSSGDPGVFAMAAAVLEESADPQWSGVPVRVLPGMTAANAVAGRVGAPLGHDYATISLSDRLKPWEVVAQRLSAVAAADMAIAIYNPASTQRTWQVGAMRELLLEHRAPDTPVVLGRDVGGPDESVRVTTLAALDPAEVDMRTLLIIGASSTTAFETPHGTRVFTARRHRGAPARHP
- a CDS encoding PadR family transcriptional regulator, translated to MTRNGTKPKQLNSTAASLLGFLHDGPMSGWDLVAQAQDRIGDFWTITQSQVYRELAAMDAAGLVEKGETGARERTPYRITEAGREAFREWIARDPGGETIRVPLLLTLHFGEHLAPAHLDQIIAANRDIHQRRLDRYLSEDAAAMSAHQRATLEFGIGYERTVLDWFDRLPETLNRPRSRRN
- a CDS encoding cobalt-precorrin-6A reductase; protein product: MKILILGGTREARELARIASSERGFDVVSALAGRVRDPLLPAGQVRIGGFGGPEGLREWLAANAIEAVVDATHPFAGTISANAAAATAAAGVPLLHLRRPGWSESLGDKWIRVPDRESAAAALNTLGERVFLTIGRQGVSAFAGLAEHWFLIRAIDPPDGALPPRHELLLARGPFAVEAESALLAGHRIDVLVTKDSGGSLTDAKLTAACAAGIPVVMIDRPAPPDGATIVDTVPDAWKWLRDLVFRGQDLSSKSGETFGKGPKC
- the cbiE gene encoding precorrin-6y C5,15-methyltransferase (decarboxylating) subunit CbiE — protein: MDAGGGPSAPGRTEWHGPRIAVVGIGADGWDGLSRAAREAVANCAVLFGSRRQLALVPDGSAERVVWPSPLMPALPGLFAAHADRRIAVLASGDPMFYGIGVTLARLLGSGALQVFPQPSSASLACARLGWGVAETPVVSVVGRPAETLLPELTDGRRILVLAADQHSPAKIAELLRHNGFGCSELTVLEQLGGPSERITSGRADTWDVPPGDPLNIIAIEAVADPKRLRATRLPGLPDEFFGGDGQLTKAEVRALTLAALAPAPGELLWDIGGGSGSIAIEWCRTHPACRAVTFERMAKRRTQIAENAAALGVPHIMVRGEAGAELSEPPLDIPDAVFLGGGLTQDGLFETCWSHLRHGGRLVANAVTAESEALLLRWAAEYGGELRKFQIYRAEALGGFTAWRPQLPVTQWSVRKAPR
- a CDS encoding SDR family NAD(P)-dependent oxidoreductase; the protein is MGVRGIADGPVLLLGGRSEMGLEVAQRLAAGRVVILAARRSAELAQESARLVAAGATAVHTVEFDADDTASHQALLEKIAAEHGRLGVTVLAFGILGDQERAERDPAHAISVVHTDYVAQLSILTVLANLLRAQGDGQIVVFSSVAGVRVRRANYVYGSAKAGLDGFVSGLTDALHGSGIHLLLVRPGFVIGRMTEGMSPAPFSSTPGQVADAVVRGLRKRARAIWVPGILGPVFFAMRFVPQAIWRRLPR
- a CDS encoding PPOX class F420-dependent oxidoreductase; translation: MPTTSTALSPTALKFVTERHLATLSTLRANGTPHVVAVGFTWDAEAGIARIITNDGSVKVRNVRRSGYAAVSQVDGARWLTLEGPARVLDDPAEVAEAVARYAARYRTPRENPTRVVIAIEVRRVLSSSTLNGMS
- a CDS encoding M24 family metallopeptidase; its protein translation is MSSHTESRFAAEVYGERLERAVQQMRTAHLDALLITPGPDLRYLIGSAAETFERLTCLVIPADGSTPSVVVPKMELAALASSAAGELGLQVLDWVDGVDPYQLVKSALHVGSRVAVTEVMPALHLLPLAESFTGLPVSATPVLRALRMKKDAAEVDALRRAGAAIDRVHARMGEFLRAGRTEAEIGADIADAIVAEGHTAAAFVIVGSGPHGADPHHGVSERRVEQGDVVVIDIGGPVEPGYYSDSTRTYAIGEPDAEVAAKFAALERAQAAAVAAARPGVTAESVDAAARDVLAEAGFGEAFVHRTGHGIGLSVHEEPYIVAGNDLVLEPGMAFSIEPGIYFRGEWGARIEDIVVVTADGCESMNQRPHGLTVL
- a CDS encoding 5'-3' exonuclease translates to MTASAGPLLLLDGASLWFRAFHAIPEKITAPDGRPVNALRGFTDMVAALIVKHRPSRLVVALDLDWRPAYRVELVPSYKAHRLDTAADAAPGAEEVPDTLTPQVDMILEVLEAAGIATGGSAGLEADDVLGTLATRERTDPVIVVSGDRDLLQLVRDEPRPPVRVLYAGRGLAKAELFGPAEVSAKYGVPQVNAGPAYADMATLRGDASDGLPGVPGIGDKSAATLITRFGSLDALRAAVDDPDADLAQGVRTKLRAAEAYLKAAAPVVRVVRDAEVTLSRPDTLPTAPADPARLLDLAARYNADSPITRLTAALTTPR